The Thermacetogenium phaeum DSM 12270 genome segment GGCGCCGCGGATGATTTGTGTTCACCTCCACGTGACACAGATGTAGGTCACGTTGTGGAAAAGCTTCAGAGAAGCGCTTTTCCTGGCATGAAGTGCCTTGGCGGGAGGCAGAAACCACGTGGGGATGAAGCCCATGTGGTTTTTTCATTCACATGTGTGTGCAGAAAAACATTTGACGACTGTAACCCAGTAAGGTTATACTTGTGATTGAGAAGTTATCCAGGGAGGTTCGAAGGTATGTCTTATATTGCAACTGTATCACAAAAAGGGTGGGTTGTCATACCGAAGGAGCTTCGCACAAAGCTCAAGATTCGTCCTGGAAGCAAAGTACTCCTTACCGAAGGGGAGGATGGTTTGGTGATCACACCTCTCCCCGAGGACCCGATTGCTGCTTTCCGGGGGATGCTCAAGGGGTTTCCCTTGGTAGAAGAGTTGCTGGAGGCCAGGAAGGAGGAAGCTGCCCGTGAAGAGCTACGTGCTGGACAGCTACGCGGTGCTGGCGTACTTCCTGGATGAAGAGGGGGCAGCGCAGGTGGAGGGACTGCTCCGGGAGGCCGCTGCAGGGAAGGCATCCCTGAACTTATCTGCCGTTAACCTTGGGGAGGTTGCCTACATCACGCAGCGGAAGGCCGGGGCAGTAGGGAGACGCAAACTTCTGTCTGCGCTGGATGCCCTTCCGGTTACGGTTGTGGACGCAGACCGGGACCTTGCCCTCGCGGCGGCGGAGATCAAGGCAAAACACGCCGTTTCTTACGCCGACTGCTTCGCGCTCGCCCTCGCCCGGCGCGGCGGGGCAACCGTGGTAACGGGGGATCCCGAGTTTAAAAAGGTGCAAGGGGTCGTGCCGATTCACTGGCTTCCGGAAAAACCCAAACAACGCTAACCCCCCATTAACACATCATCAAGACATCGTTTTGGGGACTATCACGTGGAATTCCTTCCATGAAACGTCAAAGGCTCGCTACCTTTTGGACTCCTATCCTTTCCCAACGCCTCCGTTATATTCATCAGTTGCATTCTCTAGGGATCGCGGAGTTAGCTGGAAGGGTATTTGACGTAGTCACCCAGCCGGAACCGGTTGATGATAGGATGTTGCCAGCAGGATTTGATCGTGAAACCATGGCGGCGGTCTACAGTGGGGGGGCTCCACCGATAATTTCCCTGGCGCGCCGAGATAACCGGGGATCGTCAGTAATCCACCATAAGAAGGTATGGGTGTCAAGCAGTGCTCTCATTTCTCAAACAACTCCAGAACAGAGTCTGAAAGTGGTGCATCAAAATCAGGAGCAATGGTAATCTTTCCTTTTGCGCTTCCAGGAACATGCTTTTCAGGCTGC includes the following:
- a CDS encoding type II toxin-antitoxin system VapC family toxin; the encoded protein is MKSYVLDSYAVLAYFLDEEGAAQVEGLLREAAAGKASLNLSAVNLGEVAYITQRKAGAVGRRKLLSALDALPVTVVDADRDLALAAAEIKAKHAVSYADCFALALARRGGATVVTGDPEFKKVQGVVPIHWLPEKPKQR
- a CDS encoding AbrB/MazE/SpoVT family DNA-binding domain-containing protein, which gives rise to MSYIATVSQKGWVVIPKELRTKLKIRPGSKVLLTEGEDGLVITPLPEDPIAAFRGMLKGFPLVEELLEARKEEAAREELRAGQLRGAGVLPG